From a region of the Polyangium spumosum genome:
- a CDS encoding NUDIX hydrolase, which translates to MSVTYHYPRPALAVDCVVFGLDEEDLKVLLIRRGIEPFAGRWALPGGFVRLDETLDEAARRELREEAGIEKVYLEQLYTFGAIDRDPRERVVSVAYYALVKLSEHAVRAATDAREAAWFAIDDLPKLAFDHEAVLDKAITRLRGKVRYAPLGFELLPKKFTLTQLQRVYEKVLDQELDKRNFRKKVLSTGLLIELDEVEQDVAHRAARLYTFDEKAYRKLEKEGFLFEV; encoded by the coding sequence ATGAGCGTGACCTACCACTACCCGCGCCCGGCGCTCGCCGTGGATTGTGTCGTTTTTGGCCTCGACGAGGAGGATCTCAAGGTCCTGCTCATCCGGCGCGGCATCGAGCCGTTCGCGGGCCGCTGGGCCTTGCCCGGCGGGTTCGTGCGCCTCGACGAGACGCTCGACGAGGCCGCGCGGCGCGAGCTCCGCGAGGAGGCTGGTATCGAGAAGGTGTACCTCGAGCAGCTATATACGTTCGGAGCGATCGATCGAGATCCCCGCGAGCGCGTCGTATCGGTCGCTTATTACGCGCTGGTGAAGCTCTCCGAGCACGCGGTCCGCGCCGCCACCGACGCGCGCGAGGCCGCCTGGTTCGCCATCGACGATTTGCCGAAGCTCGCCTTCGATCACGAGGCCGTCCTCGACAAGGCGATCACGCGCCTCCGCGGCAAGGTCCGGTATGCGCCCCTCGGGTTCGAGCTCTTGCCCAAGAAGTTCACGCTCACGCAGCTCCAGCGCGTGTACGAGAAGGTCCTCGATCAGGAGCTCGACAAGCGGAACTTCCGAAAAAAAGTGCTCTCGACCGGGCTCCTGATCGAGCTCGACGAGGTCGAGCAGGACGTCGCGCACAGGGCGGCGCGGCTCTATACGTTCGACGAGAAGGCGTATCGGAAGCTCGAAAAAGAGGGCTTCTTGTTCGAGGTTTGA
- a CDS encoding pyridoxal-dependent decarboxylase: MSGEKSRPGKPNGKYFGFGERPFLKGAGTRSPEAWFLGTKAENADELEKLIVEAIRDHSFWRRNFHPQDPTHITEQAKRHPSYLHAMDSLKDNLRSLMSFLKKSVPFFSGRYQGHMNWDTSLPSILGYFAAMLYNPNNVAFEGSTSTTILEMIVGDDLCRMLGYTVPEDDDVAKGIVRPWGHITSGGTVANIEAIWSARNLKFYPLSLREALKAEPSLSTARDIEVNTCDGRRAPIATLDAWSLLNLKVDDVLALPARLTEEYGISSDTITKAMSGHSLQHLGMQELCRRCGADVPASPVLFVPATKHYSFPKAAAVLGIGSAHVIDVPVDCDARMSLAALEKMLRDCLEERRPVYTVVAVIGSTEESAVDPLKGVLELRNKLQKEGLSFTVHADAAWGGYFASILRPDEGPRPRDERAGPAPEIGMSGYVTSQFSALGRADSITVDPHKSGYIPYPAGALCYRNSAMRDMVTFKAPYIVHGEAEPNVGIYGLEGSKPGAAVAAVYLSHKVIRPTRSGYGQIHRRALFNCKRFYARLLSMAVPEDRFVIVPVPRLPAEVTGGEVEAELRFIRERIDGRSVDELLSDPEAMALLPEIGPDQNILTYAVNFKHPDGSLNTNLDLANRLNKAIYDRLSLDPGDDIYGYRMIVSTTDLSEEHYGRVFIDDYKRRLGVSSSSGTTVTVLRSTTMEPWILETPEGSMLDVLENELRDAIFKSMMRDSMFQIFEEIDTNRDGVLDVAEVMAKFREKGYADVEIDEFLRLCDIDRSGTVTMDEFLGAFSQFVAKGALTVGR; encoded by the coding sequence ATGAGCGGCGAGAAGTCCCGTCCTGGCAAGCCGAACGGTAAGTATTTCGGGTTCGGCGAGAGACCCTTCCTCAAGGGTGCAGGGACCAGGTCACCGGAGGCGTGGTTCCTGGGCACCAAAGCCGAAAACGCGGACGAGCTCGAGAAGCTCATCGTGGAGGCCATCCGAGACCATTCCTTCTGGAGGCGGAACTTCCATCCCCAGGACCCCACGCACATCACCGAGCAGGCCAAGCGGCACCCTTCCTACCTCCACGCGATGGACTCGTTGAAGGACAACCTGCGGTCGCTCATGTCGTTCCTCAAGAAATCGGTGCCCTTCTTCAGCGGCCGCTATCAGGGGCACATGAACTGGGATACGTCGCTTCCCAGCATCCTGGGTTATTTCGCGGCGATGCTCTACAACCCCAACAACGTCGCGTTCGAGGGGTCGACATCGACGACGATCCTGGAAATGATCGTGGGCGACGACCTGTGCCGGATGCTCGGCTACACCGTCCCGGAGGACGACGACGTCGCGAAGGGGATCGTGAGGCCCTGGGGACACATCACCAGCGGCGGGACCGTGGCCAATATCGAGGCCATCTGGTCGGCGAGGAACCTGAAGTTTTATCCGCTCTCGCTCCGCGAGGCATTGAAGGCCGAGCCCTCCCTGTCGACGGCGCGCGACATCGAGGTGAACACGTGCGACGGCAGGCGCGCGCCCATCGCCACGCTCGACGCGTGGTCGCTCCTGAACCTCAAGGTGGACGACGTCCTCGCGCTGCCCGCGCGCCTCACGGAGGAGTACGGCATCTCGAGCGATACGATCACCAAGGCCATGTCGGGTCACTCGCTCCAGCACCTGGGGATGCAGGAGCTCTGCAGGCGTTGCGGGGCCGACGTGCCCGCGTCGCCGGTGCTCTTCGTCCCCGCCACGAAGCACTACTCGTTTCCGAAGGCTGCGGCGGTGCTGGGCATCGGCTCGGCCCATGTCATCGATGTCCCCGTCGATTGCGACGCGCGGATGAGCCTGGCCGCGCTGGAGAAGATGCTGCGGGATTGCCTCGAGGAGCGGCGGCCCGTGTACACGGTGGTGGCCGTCATCGGCAGCACGGAGGAGAGCGCAGTGGATCCGCTCAAGGGGGTCCTCGAGCTGCGCAACAAGCTCCAGAAGGAGGGCCTGTCGTTCACGGTCCACGCGGACGCCGCGTGGGGGGGATATTTCGCCTCGATTCTTCGGCCCGACGAGGGGCCGCGCCCGAGAGACGAGCGCGCCGGTCCGGCGCCCGAGATCGGGATGAGTGGCTACGTCACCTCGCAGTTCTCGGCGCTCGGCCGGGCGGACTCCATCACCGTGGATCCGCATAAATCGGGTTACATCCCTTATCCGGCCGGGGCGCTCTGCTACCGCAATTCGGCCATGCGCGACATGGTGACGTTCAAGGCGCCCTACATCGTCCACGGTGAGGCCGAGCCTAACGTGGGTATTTACGGGCTGGAGGGCTCCAAGCCGGGCGCGGCGGTGGCGGCGGTGTACCTGAGCCACAAGGTCATTCGACCTACCCGGAGCGGATACGGGCAGATCCATCGGAGGGCGCTGTTCAATTGCAAGAGGTTCTACGCGAGGCTCCTCAGTATGGCGGTCCCGGAGGATAGGTTCGTCATCGTCCCGGTCCCGCGGCTGCCCGCCGAGGTCACGGGCGGCGAGGTGGAGGCCGAGCTGCGATTCATCCGTGAGCGGATCGATGGACGCAGCGTCGACGAGCTCCTGTCCGACCCGGAGGCGATGGCGCTCCTGCCCGAGATCGGGCCCGATCAGAACATCCTGACCTACGCCGTGAACTTCAAGCACCCGGACGGGTCGCTGAACACGAACCTCGACCTGGCCAATCGATTGAACAAGGCGATCTACGATCGCCTGAGCCTCGATCCCGGTGACGACATCTACGGCTATCGAATGATCGTGAGCACGACGGACCTCAGCGAGGAGCACTACGGGAGAGTCTTCATCGACGATTACAAGCGACGCCTCGGGGTCTCCTCGTCCTCCGGCACCACGGTGACGGTGCTCAGGTCCACGACGATGGAGCCGTGGATCCTGGAGACGCCCGAGGGGTCGATGCTCGACGTGCTGGAGAACGAGCTGCGGGACGCGATCTTCAAATCGATGATGCGCGACTCGATGTTCCAGATCTTCGAAGAGATCGACACCAATCGGGACGGGGTCCTCGACGTGGCCGAGGTGATGGCCAAGTTCCGGGAGAAAGGTTATGCGGACGTCGAGATAGACGAGTTCTTGCGCCTGTGCGACATCGACAGAAGCGGAACCGTGACCATGGACGAGTTCCTGGGGGCATTCTCGCAGTTCGTGGCCAAGGGGGCGCTCACCGTCGGCAGGTGA
- a CDS encoding protein kinase domain-containing protein — MTDYKANPPFSGPLSEAPTGLVLPSAPGDRIAGRYTLLGLLGVGGMGSVYRARDEELEEVVALKVLRQDLVNEPGMLERFRREVKLARRVTHKNVARVFDIGEHGADKFLTMEYVEGEPLHALVARQGAMSVARVVEIATSICAGLAAAHAAGVIHRDLKPENVLMARDGRVVITDFGIARMHEGDGARTQAGAVIGTPAYMAPEQVQGLEGIDARADIYALGAMLYELFTGEKAWRGDSIVSIAAARLLQPPPDPRVKRPDLPTACGTIVLKCLARDRDERYRAADEVAEELASLTLPAMNKLPVNTLVANTGAPSAGTPTPAAQTSPGEKTVAVLPFRNGGPPDDAYLAEGLTDDLIDTLSMTRGLKVRPRGVVMRFKGVDQDPREIGRELGVQVVVEGNVRRTPAAMRISARVLSVADGFQLWAKRFDRPEKDLFVVNDEVAKAIADALTVDMAQPARESPTDPVAVELYLKARVEYRKFWVQHVREAVKLLEQALERAPQDPTILSGYASALARMSFFSGENAALAKQAADRALAVAPHLAEAHLAMAHSLFQIGEVVESVRSARQAITRAPALAEAYGLLGMILSESGPLDEARRLLETALSLDPAAPSVARNLARVLVLRGDWDGMLKLLDSVRTLEGEFAYFAGLTRYAMWFRDEKVTQVVVERLRDIKTESPIQMAIRDALLEKISPFDSPVFQEAMASREGGWRRNAYFRQVEIELAAYVGDHARALSSLLPCAQVGLIDLLWMDRCPLLETYRATPEFQRARGIVDERVARLLEAYREGQLGERKSASTPA; from the coding sequence ATGACCGACTACAAGGCGAACCCTCCGTTCTCCGGCCCCCTCAGCGAGGCGCCGACGGGCCTGGTCCTTCCGAGCGCGCCGGGTGATCGCATCGCGGGCCGATACACGTTGCTCGGCCTGCTCGGGGTCGGCGGCATGGGCAGCGTCTACCGCGCCCGCGACGAGGAGCTCGAGGAGGTCGTCGCCCTCAAGGTGCTGCGGCAGGACCTCGTGAACGAGCCCGGGATGCTCGAGCGATTCCGCCGCGAAGTGAAGCTCGCTCGCCGCGTCACCCACAAGAACGTGGCCCGCGTCTTCGACATCGGCGAGCACGGCGCCGACAAGTTCCTGACCATGGAATACGTCGAGGGCGAGCCGCTCCACGCGCTCGTCGCGCGGCAAGGCGCGATGTCGGTGGCGCGGGTCGTCGAGATCGCGACGTCGATCTGCGCCGGGCTCGCCGCCGCGCACGCCGCGGGCGTCATCCACCGCGATCTGAAGCCCGAGAACGTGCTCATGGCGAGGGACGGCCGCGTGGTGATCACCGATTTCGGCATCGCGCGGATGCACGAGGGCGACGGCGCGCGGACGCAGGCCGGCGCGGTGATCGGGACACCGGCGTACATGGCGCCCGAGCAGGTGCAGGGGCTCGAGGGCATCGACGCGCGCGCCGACATCTACGCGCTCGGCGCGATGCTGTACGAGCTCTTCACGGGCGAAAAGGCCTGGCGAGGGGACTCGATCGTGAGCATCGCCGCCGCGCGCCTCCTGCAACCGCCGCCGGATCCGCGGGTGAAGCGGCCCGATCTGCCGACGGCGTGTGGGACGATCGTCCTCAAGTGTTTGGCGCGGGATCGCGACGAGCGGTATCGCGCGGCCGACGAGGTCGCCGAGGAGCTCGCGAGCTTGACCTTGCCGGCCATGAACAAGCTGCCCGTGAACACGCTCGTGGCGAACACGGGGGCGCCGAGCGCGGGCACGCCGACGCCCGCCGCGCAGACGTCGCCGGGCGAGAAGACGGTCGCGGTGCTGCCGTTCCGCAACGGCGGGCCGCCGGACGACGCGTACCTCGCGGAGGGGCTCACCGACGATCTGATCGACACGCTCTCGATGACGCGTGGCCTGAAGGTCCGGCCGCGCGGCGTGGTGATGCGCTTCAAGGGTGTCGATCAAGATCCACGCGAGATCGGGCGCGAGCTCGGCGTGCAGGTCGTCGTCGAGGGCAACGTGCGCAGGACACCCGCGGCCATGCGCATCAGCGCGCGCGTGCTCAGCGTGGCCGATGGATTCCAGCTCTGGGCGAAGCGCTTCGACCGGCCGGAGAAGGACCTCTTCGTCGTGAACGACGAGGTGGCGAAGGCGATCGCCGACGCGCTCACGGTCGACATGGCGCAGCCCGCGCGTGAGTCGCCGACGGATCCCGTGGCCGTCGAGCTCTACCTCAAGGCGCGCGTCGAGTACCGGAAGTTCTGGGTGCAACACGTGCGCGAGGCGGTGAAGCTGCTCGAGCAGGCGCTCGAGCGCGCGCCGCAGGACCCGACGATCCTCTCCGGGTACGCGAGCGCCCTCGCGCGGATGTCGTTCTTCAGCGGGGAGAACGCGGCGCTCGCGAAGCAGGCCGCCGACCGCGCGCTCGCCGTGGCGCCGCACCTCGCGGAGGCCCACCTCGCCATGGCGCACAGCCTCTTCCAGATCGGCGAGGTGGTCGAGTCGGTGCGGAGCGCGCGCCAGGCCATCACGCGCGCGCCCGCGCTCGCCGAGGCGTACGGGCTGCTCGGCATGATCCTCTCGGAGTCGGGGCCGCTCGACGAGGCGCGGCGCCTCCTCGAGACGGCGCTCTCGCTCGACCCCGCCGCGCCCTCCGTGGCCCGGAACCTCGCGCGTGTGCTCGTGCTGCGCGGCGACTGGGACGGCATGTTGAAGCTGCTCGACTCGGTGCGGACGCTCGAAGGCGAGTTCGCCTATTTCGCCGGCCTGACGCGGTACGCGATGTGGTTCCGCGACGAGAAGGTCACGCAGGTCGTCGTCGAGCGGCTCCGGGACATCAAGACCGAGTCGCCGATCCAGATGGCCATCCGCGACGCGTTGCTCGAGAAGATCTCGCCCTTCGACTCGCCGGTCTTCCAGGAGGCGATGGCGAGCCGCGAGGGCGGATGGAGGCGGAACGCGTACTTCCGGCAGGTCGAGATCGAGCTCGCCGCGTACGTGGGCGACCACGCGCGCGCCCTGAGCTCGCTCTTGCCCTGCGCGCAGGTCGGGCTGATCGATCTGCTCTGGATGGATCGTTGCCCGCTGCTCGAGACCTACCGCGCGACGCCCGAGTTCCAGAGGGCCCGCGGGATCGTGGACGAGCGGGTGGCGCGGCTGCTCGAAGCGTACCGCGAGGGTCAACTCGGCGAGCGGAAGAGCGCGAGCACGCCCGCGTAG
- a CDS encoding ABC transporter permease, translated as MSVLGAYPTLLRVGFSAALAYRAELVIWMLTTTMPLVSLSIWTAVASEAPVGRYGPGEFVGYFLAALVVRQVTGSWLVWEMNQEIRQGTLSQRLLKPIHPLWMYSAENLAALPLRAALCLPVVVVAVVYADLTRSGPLLVIFFASLLGAWLINFFTMAIIGSLAFFLESSTSVFELWLITFMLLSGYVVPLELFPGWVRGVAEALPFRYTLGFPVEVVIGLVDLETALRGLAVQWAYAASAAVASILVFRAGVRRFGAFGG; from the coding sequence ATGAGCGTGCTCGGGGCCTATCCCACGCTCCTGCGGGTGGGCTTCTCGGCGGCGCTCGCGTATCGCGCCGAGCTCGTCATCTGGATGCTGACGACCACGATGCCGCTCGTCAGCCTCTCGATCTGGACGGCCGTCGCGAGCGAGGCGCCGGTGGGTCGTTATGGTCCGGGCGAGTTCGTGGGGTATTTCCTGGCCGCGCTCGTCGTCCGTCAGGTCACGGGCTCGTGGCTCGTCTGGGAGATGAACCAGGAGATCCGCCAGGGCACGCTCTCGCAGCGCCTCCTGAAGCCGATCCACCCGCTCTGGATGTACAGCGCCGAGAACCTCGCGGCCCTGCCGCTCCGCGCCGCGTTATGCCTGCCGGTCGTGGTCGTGGCCGTCGTGTATGCCGACCTCACGCGGAGCGGCCCCTTGCTCGTGATCTTTTTCGCCTCTCTCCTCGGCGCGTGGCTCATCAATTTCTTCACGATGGCCATCATCGGCTCGCTCGCGTTTTTCCTGGAGAGCTCCACGAGCGTGTTCGAGCTCTGGCTCATCACGTTCATGTTGCTCTCCGGGTACGTCGTCCCGCTCGAGCTCTTCCCCGGCTGGGTGCGCGGCGTGGCCGAGGCATTGCCCTTCCGCTACACCCTCGGTTTTCCCGTGGAGGTCGTGATTGGGCTCGTGGATCTGGAGACCGCGCTCCGGGGCCTCGCCGTGCAATGGGCGTACGCGGCGTCCGCCGCGGTCGCCTCGATCCTGGTTTTTCGTGCGGGCGTGCGGCGGTTCGGGGCGTTCGGGGGCTGA
- a CDS encoding VOC family protein, with the protein MHGTFVWNELTTTDVEAAKAFYAETLGWTFEEFPIPEGRYWVAKSGDRMVAGLGGMEVGAIPDAKDSYWFSFVGVDDVDACVAKAVARGATIVRQPVDMPNVGRVAIVRDPTGAAMGWMKGL; encoded by the coding sequence ATGCACGGCACATTCGTTTGGAACGAGCTGACGACGACGGACGTGGAGGCCGCGAAGGCGTTTTACGCGGAGACGCTCGGCTGGACGTTCGAGGAGTTCCCCATCCCCGAGGGGCGTTACTGGGTCGCGAAGTCGGGAGATCGGATGGTGGCGGGGCTCGGCGGGATGGAGGTCGGCGCCATTCCGGACGCCAAGGACTCGTACTGGTTCTCGTTCGTCGGGGTGGACGACGTGGACGCGTGTGTCGCGAAGGCCGTGGCCCGGGGCGCCACCATCGTGCGGCAGCCGGTGGACATGCCAAACGTCGGGCGCGTCGCGATCGTCCGTGATCCGACGGGCGCGGCGATGGGCTGGATGAAAGGGCTCTAG
- a CDS encoding ABC transporter ATP-binding protein: MNAAVVVRALTKVYRVHERPAGLAAALRSVFRRTYKEVRAVEELSFTIEPGERVGFLGPNGAGKTTTLKILAGLLHPTSGEVTVSGHAPRERDPGFLRAITLVMGQKQQLLWDLPPAETFDLNRAIYGVPDAAYAETLRELESLLDIGALAKKPTRQLSLGERMKCELAAALLHRPGILFLDEPTIGLDVSMQLVVRDFIRKYNEKRGATVLLTSHYMDDVASLCPRVIVIDKGKLRYDGDLATLVRTIRPDKRIVLVFATPPDRAALERVGGVVELEGTRAVLRVPQSEVRDAVSHLVASADPSDLTIEDPPLEEVMRDLFARPAEEPAGATK, from the coding sequence ATGAACGCCGCCGTCGTGGTCCGCGCACTCACGAAGGTCTACCGGGTCCACGAGCGCCCGGCCGGGCTCGCGGCCGCGCTGCGCAGCGTCTTCCGCCGCACGTACAAGGAAGTGCGCGCGGTCGAGGAGCTCTCGTTCACGATCGAGCCCGGCGAGCGCGTCGGTTTCCTCGGCCCGAACGGCGCCGGCAAGACGACGACCTTGAAGATCCTCGCCGGCCTGCTGCACCCGACGAGCGGCGAGGTGACGGTCTCGGGCCACGCGCCGCGGGAGCGTGATCCCGGCTTCTTGCGGGCGATCACGCTCGTCATGGGCCAGAAGCAGCAGCTCCTCTGGGACCTGCCGCCCGCCGAGACGTTCGACCTGAACCGCGCCATTTACGGCGTCCCCGACGCGGCCTACGCCGAGACCCTGCGTGAGCTCGAGTCCCTGCTCGACATCGGCGCCCTCGCGAAGAAGCCGACGCGCCAGCTCTCGCTCGGCGAGCGCATGAAATGCGAGCTCGCGGCGGCGCTCCTGCACCGGCCCGGCATCCTCTTCCTCGACGAGCCCACGATCGGCCTCGACGTCTCCATGCAGCTCGTCGTGCGTGATTTCATCCGCAAATACAACGAGAAGCGCGGCGCCACGGTGCTGCTCACGTCCCATTACATGGACGACGTCGCCAGCCTCTGCCCGCGCGTGATCGTCATCGACAAGGGCAAGCTCCGCTACGACGGCGACCTCGCCACGCTGGTGAGGACGATCCGCCCCGACAAACGTATCGTGCTCGTCTTCGCCACGCCGCCGGATCGCGCGGCCCTCGAGCGGGTCGGGGGGGTCGTCGAGCTCGAGGGGACGCGGGCCGTCTTGCGCGTGCCCCAATCGGAGGTGCGCGACGCGGTGAGCCACCTCGTCGCGAGCGCGGACCCGAGTGACCTCACGATCGAGGATCCGCCGCTCGAGGAGGTCATGCGTGATCTCTTCGCGCGGCCCGCGGAGGAGCCGGCCGGGGCCACCAAATGA
- a CDS encoding protein phosphatase 2C domain-containing protein, producing the protein MREDGRFEVAAGSVTGRSHVLAGRPNQDAFAFRADEGGLVGVVCDGCGSGAHNEIGAAMGARIVASEVLLEITAGAAIDEEATFERVRERSLLALASAAQAMGVAHARGIAEFFLFTVLGVAISAERAVVFGIGDGVFAVGDEITRLGPFPGNAPPYLGYGLAGEGPRFSIHRVIPAASFTSALIGTDGAADYSALEGAAIPGARGERVPPLRSFWSEDRFFRNVDAVRRSLALVNRDVTRPLWDERRVHKEPGLLEDDTTVLVVRPRQASVAI; encoded by the coding sequence ATGCGCGAGGACGGGCGATTCGAGGTGGCCGCCGGCAGCGTGACGGGGCGCTCGCACGTCCTCGCCGGCAGACCCAATCAGGACGCATTTGCATTTCGCGCGGACGAGGGCGGGCTCGTCGGCGTCGTTTGTGACGGGTGCGGGAGCGGGGCGCATAACGAGATCGGCGCGGCCATGGGGGCGCGGATCGTCGCTTCCGAGGTCCTGCTCGAGATCACGGCCGGCGCCGCGATCGACGAGGAGGCGACGTTCGAGCGCGTGCGGGAGCGCTCGCTCCTCGCGCTCGCCTCGGCCGCGCAGGCCATGGGCGTCGCCCACGCGCGCGGGATCGCCGAGTTTTTCCTGTTCACCGTGCTCGGCGTGGCGATCTCGGCCGAGCGGGCCGTGGTGTTCGGCATCGGGGACGGGGTCTTCGCGGTGGGGGACGAGATCACGCGCCTCGGCCCCTTTCCCGGCAATGCGCCGCCCTACCTCGGGTATGGGCTCGCGGGGGAGGGGCCGCGGTTCTCGATTCACCGCGTCATTCCCGCGGCGTCCTTCACGTCGGCGCTCATCGGCACCGACGGGGCTGCCGATTACAGCGCGCTCGAAGGCGCGGCGATCCCCGGGGCGCGCGGGGAGCGGGTCCCGCCGCTGCGGAGCTTCTGGTCGGAGGATCGATTTTTTCGGAACGTGGACGCGGTGCGGCGGTCGCTCGCGCTCGTCAATCGTGACGTGACGCGGCCGCTCTGGGACGAGCGGCGGGTGCACAAGGAGCCGGGGCTTCTCGAGGACGATACGACGGTGCTCGTCGTGCGTCCGAGACAGGCGAGCGTCGCCATTTAG
- a CDS encoding HEAT repeat domain-containing protein encodes MVDPLTDDFAACAEALRTDPALIESTLDAKRFCLQLLSRGDPGLALVRSVVRDSGYKALVRASAARALSPEMDPIDVEHTCSLLLSGKILTRYMAAVALCRTASPASVDALIKALDDDEICADMWWHLYVSDVVALALTRIGGVRAPALDAWYERRRRELSLPDVFEQERAACALARVGDAQGRAILEECAATGRDMASDVLEALCDGSEPYL; translated from the coding sequence ATGGTCGATCCCCTCACCGATGATTTCGCGGCGTGCGCCGAGGCCCTCCGCACGGATCCGGCCTTGATTGAGAGCACCCTGGACGCGAAGCGCTTCTGCCTCCAGCTCCTATCGCGTGGAGATCCGGGGCTCGCACTGGTGCGCTCGGTCGTGCGAGACAGCGGCTACAAGGCGCTGGTTCGCGCGAGCGCCGCGCGCGCCCTGAGCCCCGAGATGGATCCGATCGATGTCGAACATACTTGCTCGCTCTTGCTCTCGGGGAAGATACTCACGCGCTACATGGCAGCGGTGGCCTTGTGCCGCACGGCGTCGCCTGCGTCCGTGGATGCGCTGATCAAAGCCCTCGACGACGACGAGATCTGCGCCGACATGTGGTGGCATTTGTATGTGAGCGACGTGGTCGCGCTGGCCCTCACGCGTATCGGCGGCGTTCGCGCCCCTGCGCTCGATGCTTGGTACGAGAGACGAAGGCGAGAGCTCAGCCTGCCCGATGTGTTCGAGCAGGAGAGGGCAGCCTGCGCCCTCGCGCGGGTCGGAGATGCGCAGGGACGCGCGATTCTGGAGGAGTGCGCCGCGACGGGGAGGGACATGGCGAGCGATGTGCTCGAAGCCCTGTGCGACGGCAGCGAACCGTACTTGTGA
- a CDS encoding nicotinamidase, whose translation MRHTDLPLPVFYDHKSAERWGHHPKEELLFTAAEDWRRSLDIKPAGADRTNVHLLLIDVQKDFCHPEGALFVAGRSGTGAVDDSRRIAEFIYRNLDVLTAITTTMDTHFSHQIFFPSFWVDREGKPLSAHRVITTRDVDAGEARPNPAVAKWLCGGNYPWLVKQVRHYCEELEKAGKYTLYLWPPHCLLGSDGHALVGAIHEARLFHAYVRGAQSWVEVKGGNPLTENYSVLSPEVLTRFDGQPLGQKNTLFLKTLLAADAVIIAGQAASHCVKSSIDDILGEIASVDAALARKIYLLTDCMSAVTVPDGKGGFMADFTPEADKALAKFAAAGMNLVKSTDEIGRWLK comes from the coding sequence ATGAGACACACCGATCTTCCGCTGCCGGTCTTTTACGATCACAAGAGCGCCGAGCGCTGGGGCCATCACCCCAAGGAGGAGCTGCTCTTCACGGCCGCCGAGGACTGGCGCAGGTCGCTCGACATCAAGCCGGCGGGCGCCGACAGGACGAACGTGCACCTCTTGCTCATCGACGTGCAGAAGGATTTCTGCCACCCCGAGGGCGCGCTCTTCGTGGCCGGCAGGAGCGGGACGGGGGCCGTCGACGACAGCCGCCGCATCGCGGAGTTCATTTACCGGAACCTCGACGTGCTCACGGCGATCACGACGACGATGGATACGCATTTCTCGCACCAGATCTTCTTCCCGTCGTTCTGGGTGGACCGGGAGGGCAAACCCCTCTCGGCGCACCGCGTGATCACCACGCGCGACGTCGACGCGGGCGAGGCGCGGCCGAACCCGGCCGTGGCGAAATGGCTCTGCGGCGGGAACTACCCGTGGCTCGTGAAGCAGGTGCGGCATTATTGCGAGGAGCTCGAGAAGGCCGGGAAGTACACGCTCTACCTGTGGCCGCCGCATTGCTTGCTCGGGAGCGACGGGCACGCGCTCGTGGGGGCGATCCACGAGGCGCGGCTCTTCCACGCGTACGTGCGCGGGGCGCAGTCGTGGGTGGAGGTGAAGGGCGGCAACCCGCTGACCGAGAACTATTCGGTGCTCTCGCCGGAGGTGCTCACGCGCTTCGACGGGCAGCCGCTCGGGCAGAAGAACACGCTCTTTCTGAAGACGCTGCTCGCGGCGGACGCGGTGATCATCGCGGGGCAGGCGGCGAGCCATTGCGTGAAGAGCTCGATCGACGACATCCTCGGCGAGATCGCCTCGGTGGACGCCGCGCTCGCGAGGAAGATCTACCTGCTCACCGATTGCATGTCGGCCGTGACGGTGCCGGACGGCAAGGGCGGGTTCATGGCGGATTTCACGCCCGAGGCCGACAAGGCGCTCGCCAAGTTCGCGGCGGCGGGGATGAACCTGGTGAAGAGCACGGACGAGATCGGGCGCTGGTTGAAATAG